In the Vulpes vulpes isolate BD-2025 chromosome 12, VulVul3, whole genome shotgun sequence genome, AGCCCACCACCTCTAGGTTCATAGCATTGAGGGTCTTCTGATGGGGATAGGGTTGGAAAATGACAGCAAGTTTTGCCATTCATATTCTCATAGAATCTAAGTAGGATGTAAGACAATGACAATTTCTAGGGTAACCTGGGATTGGGACAGTCTGTCTGGAGCACCAGCTTGGACCTTCTGTGGGTTGGGGACTGGGGGTGGGATTTCAGGGACAAGCTGCCTACAATGCACATGTATATCTGCATTGGAGAAACTGTCCCTGTTGCTGGACACGAGTTCCATCCTTCACAGATGAAGTCAGTGAAGTGGACTCTTGAATACTCTCTTCCTAGACAGGTCCTTTTGTACTTCATGCCCATTGGTGATTATTAAACTTTCCTAGAACAAATcaatatgtagattttttccctcaccccttccctatgatgataaaatgggggaaatgtgGGTCTTGGTCCACATTGGGTTCAAAATCACAGAAGTCCTTGCTACCTTGGATTTCTAGTCTGGTATATGGTTGATCCCTGCTTCATGGCTCAAGATGATTGGGCATGACATGAACTCTAAAGGATCCTGCATGGGAAATCCACTAATGAGTGCTTTTCATTCTGCTTCTTAGTTTATGAAGTCTATTAGGTCCATTATAACAAGAGTTCAAAAAAGTTACCCAAAGGAATAGAATGCAATAGATTAAAATGAAGGGAAGGCAAACTGTTGGTAAACTCTTTCTTCAGGTGTATGCACGTGTGTTGAGTATGTACTTAGTTCCTATGTGGAATGCATCTCTCACTGCCAGTGTCCTTCAGAAAACTTTGAAAGATCTGCATATAAAGTCTGATTATCTTTGCAAGCACAACTGCTGAGCTCCCTCCATAAAGGCCTATGTATCTTTGCTCAGGGACTTTCAAACTCTGTTTGGAGAGGGAAGATCAGAGGCACAACATGAATAGGATCTACAGAAAGGGAGATTGGGCTTGCATTGGGCTGGTCTCGGCTTCTCAACTTCTGGGTCAGTAATCTGAGCCTCATGTCCTACAGACACATGTGCACTGACCATTCCTGGAAGACTTGCAAATTCTCATGGAGTTACCCTTGTCCCAGCCTGGCCTGGCAGTGTCACATGGCCATAGTACTGCCTAAAAGGATTCTGAGAGGATCCCATGTGCAAGGTTGTATAGAATCAGGTGCAAGACAGGAACCAGATGAGCAGGTAGTGGGGGACAGGGAGCTGTGGTTAGTGCTATGGGGCCTCAGTCACCCCTCCAATAGAGTCTAGCACAGGTGCTCAGGTGAGCAGATATGTGAAAAGTCCATAGTTGGGTCAGATATGGTCACAGAAATAGTCTGGAAGAGGGTAGGTTTATGCTCACCTCCCACACCTACTTTGGGATGGGGGGAGGTCATACTTTTCCCCAGCCTCTACTTGTTTTCCAAAGGGCTGTGGCAGAACTGGCTACAACATTTCAGATGACAGATTAAGGAAGAAAAGTTAATTTATCCATCAGCCAGTAAGTGGGAGATATGCAATGATACATTGTGCTTCATTCATCTAATAGAAATGTGTCCCACACCTGCTGGCCACTAGGCAGAGCCTAGGGAATTATTTACTGTAAGTACCAAGACctgcatatatattattatgataTCAAGTATTTAACATGGGATAGCACAGTACTTTCAGGGactttaactttttgaagagagcaggtttgttttttttttaattgatctaaCACACAAGAAGTTAAGGTGAGACGGGTACATATGGAGGTTGTGATGGGGTTTAGACAAACCAGGGAAAGGATTGAAGGGCTCCAGCTCAGTTCTTATGTTCTAGCTCTCCTAGGTCTCAAAGGACCTCTGATAAGGACATCTAGCCTTCCCCATCCCATAGTAGGGGCAAACTTACAGGTAAGCAGAATCCATACCCTTGTCCCATGCTCAGGAGCAGAAGAAAGCCCTTCATAGAATCAAGTCAGTGAGCCTGGAATTCATGAAGGAGATTGTTTCTCTGGAGCCATGATGACAGTTCAGGCTTCCAGGAACCTCTATGTACCCCATAAATATGAATCCAGGTTATTCTGAATAATAGTCAAGAGAGCCCTTAAAGAAGGCTTTGAGTACAAGGTCAAAGGAGGGCTAATCTTAGATATTCTCATTCCAGACTGTTCCTTCAGCTTGAGCCAGCCCAGAGCTCCATCTTTCTGACTTCTATCCAGCTTTGGCCATATGTGCTTTGCCCAACCACCATGTTATTCACACCCTCACCTGCCTCAGGGCATTTCCACTCCTTGCAGGAGGAGGCACCATCCTTGTTGACTATTGCACTTCTCTTGGTGAAGGACCCTGAAGACTTTGTGGGCACAGGCCTCGGAAGATTCTGGTCCCTAAGCAGATGCGATGGTGATCATATCATAATCCATCAGCTTCCTTCCCTCTGAACTCCCAGCATCTCCTGATCATTTCATTAGGCATCTCTATCTCCCAATGGGGGTCAAGTTCACTGCAACATTTTCTGAGAAGTGGGAACACATTGTGGGTTTTCCCTTCACACTTGGAAATCAGTGAGTTTTCTGTAATGTGTAGTGAGGATGGGAGTTGAGAGAGGACTGTGACTTCCATTCTCTCCACAAATTAGTAAGGGTGTATCCAGGAGGAAGTAAATGGCAGTTAACAGCAACAAATGGACCCACATCCCCAAGAGAAGCATCTTAGCATCCAGCCATTCCTTGGCCTCTGGAACTAGAGATTCAGCATTAAGTAGGATCATCCTCCCCTCCTGTCCAGACAGAAACAGAGAATCACACTGTGGGTTTAAATCTTGGATCCCAGGTCATTGCTATGCCATTTAAGGCTTGTTTCTCATCTGTGAGAcactgtttcttcatctgtgaccAGGAATAATACTATTTCTTGTCTAACAGAGCTTGGAGAAGATTAATCAAGAAAAGGCATGCAGAAGATCCTTCCCAGACAGACTCACAGATCAGAATCTTCATACGCTGCAGTAAGAGTTGGAGGGAGTAAGGAGAACCAGAGAAAAGTCTTCCTCAGAGGTCCTAATAAGACCAGAGAGGATTCACCAAGAGGTTACTGGGAGGCCTGCCCAGAGCTCCACTCGGACCTTAGCATGAAATCCTCACTGGAGACATGTGAGGTGGGTAGCATAGCTTCCTGGCTTGCACAAGACAGAACACCGGGGATCAGTTTTCAGTGTGAAAACATTCACATTACCATGGGCCCAGCTTGTCTGCAAACTCTGTCAGGGCTCTTGGCAGTTTCCTCATTGGCAGGGTATGTCTAGGCCTAATGCTGGATGAAAGTATTCAGAGAAGACTGGGGGGCAGTGATGCTAGCAGGACCCACCAGTGGAGAGGAAAGCCAGTGTGATAGGTAAAGTCTGCACCATGGGACCTGCAACTCAATATGAAATTTGTTCTCCTGATGAGACTGCAGTCCTTTTGAGCAGAAACCTGAACATTTGGGTGTGAGTTCTCATCTTCAGAAGCATCAGGAGACCCCATATATGGCTCTGGGAGGGAAGAAGCCCTCATACAATAGAAGGCCTCATGGCCTCACAGGGAAACTCCTCAGCAAAGAGTCAATCTTGaattaggaaatgttttaaaatttgtattggTGCACATAGAGATagtagatgtcttttttttttaaatttatttatgaaagatacaatgagagagagagagaggcagagacataggctgaggaagaagcaggctccctgcagggagcctgatgtgggactcgatcctggatccagggatcatgccctgggccaaacgcaggcgctcaactgctgagccacccaggtgtcccgagataGTAGATGTCTTCAGGGAAATTACCACAGCAACCATAGCCTGTGGGATTGTGAAAGCCCACCAGTCAGTACTGTGCATAGCCCCTAGGAGTAGAGGCCACTAGGTAATCCCAATCAGTTCCCTTTTCAGTTCTGCCTGATAAAATGCTTACAATTTTACTGTAGGGCTCAGCTTATaagagaaagtttattttatttttttaaagatttatttatttattcatgagacagagagagagagagagagagagagagagagaagcagagacacaggcagagggagaagcaggttccaggcaggaaccccgaggtgggactccattctgggtctccaggatcaagtcctgggctgaaggcggcgctaaaccgctgagccactgggctgccctaagaGAAAGTTTATAGGAGAATTTAAATACTTATAATCACAATAGtgacaaagataaaaaatcaTGTACAAAAATAAGTACTGACTTAAAAAATCAGTAGGATATCATTTGGAAAACTACAACTTAATTATTGAAGTGGATGAGGGCCTGGGATTTCTTAGGTATGCGGTTAGTGGTGAAATATatggaaaatgggggaaaatgcaCTTTTCActgttgttaaaaataattaaattgttcTTGACTCTGAAGACATAAGTATTGAGGATGGGTGAGTCCTCAGGATTGAAAGGTATGGAGAGTTGGAACAAGCTTGCTTCTGCCCTGTAGACATACTGCTCACCCAGTCAGGGAGGAGATGTACCTATACCTGCCTGGCTCCTGACTGAGCAACCCTCATTATGCTCTTCTGCTCAAGCCCACTTCATCCATAGACTGCTTAAGAGCTGACTATTGGTACCACAGCTGCTGTGCATTCCTCAGCAGGCTCTGAACCCCTAACATCTGCACATCTCCTGAATGAATAcctctgctgcttttcttttcaacAACTTTATTAGGATATAATTTACACATTCTGTGATTCATGTCTTTTAAGTTTTCAGTAGTTTTGAATATATTCACAATGCTGTACCCCTGTCACAAtcaaatttagaacattttcattatccagAAGATATCCTGTACCTCTTGACTGTTGGCTTTCTTTTCCCTTATGCCATCTGCACTTCAGATCTAGGAAATCCCCAATATATTTCATAGAATACATGGTCTGATGTGATGTCTGCTTTCACTGAGTATAATGTTTtggggttcatccatgttgtagcaagtatcatacttcatttttttttctttcccaatgcTGTTCTCTTGTATGGAAAGatcatttttgtttatctattgAACAGTGGGTGGGCAACTGTGTTAATTCCCTTTGAAGGCTActgttaataatgctgctgtgaacatctgcATGCAGGTTTTATGTAGATGTATGTTTTCATCCTTCTTATGTATACACCTAGGAATGTAACTGCTGGGTCATTTGGTGACTCCACTTAagttattttattagttttattgaaaaataactgGCATACCTCACTGTATGAGTTGAAGGCATAtagcatgatgatttgatatcAATGATGTCAAATAGGCATATACAGGATATATTGACACAGTAAATTAACGTATATTATGAAGTAATTCCTGCAATAGGTTAAGCTAAAATCCATCAtctcaataaaaggaaaagaaagaagaaaaaagagaaaaattctcttgttatgagaactcttaggatatTTTATCTTGACAACTTTCTTATGAATCATACAGCAGTGTCATCTATCGTCATCaggttgtacattacatccctagtgCTTACTTATAACTGAAATCTTGTAGCTTTTGAACATTTCCTCCAATCTCCTCTCTCTCATGCCATGACTCTGCTGTTTCCTAagtctgttctctttttctatgaatttattttctttttaaattccacacatcAGATTATGTAGTGCTTgcctgatttattttacttagcataatgctttcaaggtacatccatgttgttacaaatggtaggatttcctcgTTTTTAATGGTTAAATATGTGTAAATTTTTGACAAACTATCAATCATTTTTTGCAGAGGCCTGCTGTTTCTCATCTAAATGCCTTTGCAGGGAGTTGATTGTGGATCTGACATCCTCAGTTTGGGATACCAGATCTGATGATACCTCTGCCATCCTGTGTTCCTGGCCCTCCTAACTCCACTGCTTTTTCCCACTTCTGCAGGTCACTCCACTGCTCAGCGATGTGACACAGCCCACCCACTCTCTTCACACACCATTACTTACATCCTCCAACTATGATATGCCATACAATATGGGCTGGAGTAGCTTATCTAAGGAGACTGCCATAAACATTGAAAAGGCCTTGGGAGGAAGGAAGTTGCTGGAGGTGGTCCCTATGGTCAGGGAGACCCTGAAGAGAGCATCCAGTGTCCCATTGAGAATTGCTGTGACTGGGGACTCTGGCAATGGCATGTCTTCTTTCATCAATGCACTGCGGGGAATTGGGCATGATGAGGAGGATTCAGCTCCCACAGGGGTGGTAAGAACCACCCAGATTCCCACTTGCTACTCTTACCCCCACTTTCCCAATGTGGAACTGTGGGACCTACCTGGAACAGGGGCAGGCACCCAAAGTCTGGAGAACTACCTGGAGGAGATGAAATTTAGCCGGTATGACCTCTTCATCATTATTGCATCTGAACAGTTCAGCATGAATCTTGTGAAGCTTGCCAAGGCCATCCAGGTCCTGGGAAAGAGATTCTACATTGTCTGGACCAAGCTGGACAGGGATCTCAGCACAAGTACTCTCTTGAAAGAACGTCTCCTGCAGAATATTCGGGAGAATATTCAGGAAAATCTCCAGAAGGAGAGGGTTTTCGAACCCATCATATTCTTGGTCTCCAGCTTTGAGCCCTTATTGCATGACTTCCCAGAGCTTAGGAACACCTTGAACAGGGACATTTCTGATATCAGGTACTGTGGTCCCCTAAAGAATCTGTCCCACACTTATGAGAAGGTCATTAGTGACAAAGTGACCATGTTCAGGGGGAAAATAGCCTCAAAGTCTTTTGACACCCTTGGCATTTGGAATGCAGATGATTTTGGGGAGTGTCTGATAGCCTACCACTTGCTCTTTGGTGTGGATGATGAGTCTCTCCAACAGATAGCTCAGAGTATGGGGAAACCCATGGAGGAGTACAGGGCCATTATGAAGTCTCGGGATCCGCACACTATCATTAGAGGGGACTGGGCAGTATCTT is a window encoding:
- the LOC112911882 gene encoding immunity-related GTPase family M protein 1-like isoform X1, whose product is MQKILPRQTHRSESSYAAVRVGGSKENQRKVFLRGPNKTREDSPRGYWEACPELHSDLSMKSSLETCEVTPLLSDVTQPTHSLHTPLLTSSNYDMPYNMGWSSLSKETAINIEKALGGRKLLEVVPMVRETLKRASSVPLRIAVTGDSGNGMSSFINALRGIGHDEEDSAPTGVVRTTQIPTCYSYPHFPNVELWDLPGTGAGTQSLENYLEEMKFSRYDLFIIIASEQFSMNLVKLAKAIQVLGKRFYIVWTKLDRDLSTSTLLKERLLQNIRENIQENLQKERVFEPIIFLVSSFEPLLHDFPELRNTLNRDISDIRYCGPLKNLSHTYEKVISDKVTMFRGKIASKSFDTLGIWNADDFGECLIAYHLLFGVDDESLQQIAQSMGKPMEEYRAIMKSRDPHTIIRGDWAVSCMNCNTSSCLYTILRYIPLLGDFIINFLRKWKHRRLLEIVAEDTRTILKKILKDSII
- the LOC112911882 gene encoding immunity-related GTPase family M protein 1-like isoform X2; its protein translation is MPYNMGWSSLSKETAINIEKALGGRKLLEVVPMVRETLKRASSVPLRIAVTGDSGNGMSSFINALRGIGHDEEDSAPTGVVRTTQIPTCYSYPHFPNVELWDLPGTGAGTQSLENYLEEMKFSRYDLFIIIASEQFSMNLVKLAKAIQVLGKRFYIVWTKLDRDLSTSTLLKERLLQNIRENIQENLQKERVFEPIIFLVSSFEPLLHDFPELRNTLNRDISDIRYCGPLKNLSHTYEKVISDKVTMFRGKIASKSFDTLGIWNADDFGECLIAYHLLFGVDDESLQQIAQSMGKPMEEYRAIMKSRDPHTIIRGDWAVSCMNCNTSSCLYTILRYIPLLGDFIINFLRKWKHRRLLEIVAEDTRTILKKILKDSII